A DNA window from Candidatus Zixiibacteriota bacterium contains the following coding sequences:
- a CDS encoding DUF3303 family protein: protein MSKWFDDTHHLKKGRPMKYLVKFSWPIESGNATLKDPQFGSKMKQLLSDLKAEAAYFAAVDGGRGGYIVLNMEDASQIPAVAEPLFQWLHAAVEFIPVMLPQDLEKAGPAIAASIKKWA from the coding sequence ATGTCCAAATGGTTTGATGACACACATCATCTTAAAAAAGGAAGACCGATGAAGTATCTTGTTAAGTTCTCTTGGCCTATTGAATCTGGAAATGCCACGTTAAAGGATCCACAATTCGGATCAAAAATGAAACAGCTATTATCGGATCTCAAAGCAGAAGCGGCATATTTCGCAGCCGTGGACGGGGGTCGGGGCGGCTATATAGTCTTAAACATGGAGGACGCCTCACAAATCCCAGCTGTTGCAGAACCTCTGTTTCAATGGCTGCATGCTGCCGTTGAATTCATTCCAGTGATGCTGCCACAGGATCTCGAAAAAGCCGGCCCGGCCATTGCTGCTTCGATCAAAAAGTGGGCGTGA